DNA from Salinispora arenicola:
GCTTGATGAGGTATTCGGTGCCGTCGGGTGCCAGCAGATGGATCTCCAGATTACCGCGGTAGGAGTGCACGATATCGACTTTCACCTCACGAACGGCCTGCGCAGGTCCGTCGCGCTGCACCGTAATGGGGGACTCGACGACCGACCGGTCACGGATGGGGAAGTGGGTGTTGTTGGTGACGTGCGTGGAGCCCTCTGATCCGCCAGCCGCGTGCACACCGGTCAACTTCCATGCGGCGTACGCGGCCACATCTGTGTGCGTGTCCAGGGCAGCGGTGCTGATGTTCTCCACCGTGTCGCAGTTTCTGTGGTAGCAGGGGTCAAACGGCTGCCCGGCCTTGCCGTTCCACTTGGCGGCCTGGGCCTGGCTCATCACCGGCACGAGGCTCAGCGTGGCGGTGCCGCCGCTGGGGATGCCCACCGCCATGAAGGGGGCATGATCCGACCGGCCGCGAAGGCTGACGCCCTCGGACGGAACGTCCTCGGCAGCGAAGCCCTCCTCGAGCGCCTCGGTGATGAAGTCACCCTTGGCGTCGTCGTTGTAGACGAAGTACCCCGGATTCGGCGAACCGATCATGTCGAAGTTCAGGTATGCGGTGATCGATTCCCTTTCGGCGGCTGACAACGACGTCACGTACGCCTTGGACCCGACCAGGCCGTCCTCCTCTGCCCCCCACCAGCCGAAGCGAATCGCCTTGTCGCCTTTCGCGCCGCTGGCGGCGTAGGTCAGAGCGACCTCGAGGATGCCAGCAGAGCCACTGCCGTTGTCGTTGATGCCAGGCCCAATGTCGACGCTGTCCAGGTGCGCGCCGAGCATGACCACCTTGTCGTGGTCTCCTCGGTCGGGCAGGTCGGCGATCAGGTTGAACCCGGGTTTGCCGCCGGAGTTGAACTGCTGGATCCGGGTGTTGTAGCCCGCGGCGTCGAGTTCGCCCTTCACATAGTCGAGCGAAGCCCGGTACCCCGGGGTGCCGTGTGCCCGGTTACCGCCGTTCGCGGCGGCGATTCGGCCGAGTTCTTCGAGGTGTGCCTCGACCTTGGCGCCATCAATGTCCGGTGCTGCCGCCGGCTCTCCACCGGGTGGCGATGTCGGCGACGATGAGGGACCTGGCGCTGACGGCGAGGCCGTCGGCGTTGGCGTGCCGGTCGTGCAGGTGGGGTCACCCTGCGCCGGGACGCTCACCGCGTTCCACGCTGCCTTGATCACGTTGAATTCGGCGCAGCTGTTCGGGTACAGCTCTCGAGTGGCGTCCAGAGTCGCCTTCCGTGCCTGCGTGTACGTCCAGCCCGAGGTCTTGCGCAGCAGCGCGTGGTAGTAGATCTCACCGGCCTGCCACAGCCCGATGCCAGTAACGTCAGTGCCGTTGCAGGTGGGGCTGGCCGGCTTGCCAGCGGGCTTGGAGCCCTCAGCCGCGAGGTAGAACCAGTGGTTGAGCGGTCCAGCCGCCGAGTGCACCCGAGTTCTCGGGATGTCGGTTGACCAACAGTTCGGGTCGCCGTTCTTGGATGGATCGTACATCGTACGAATTGGGCCACGCCCGGACAGGTTGACTTCCTCGCCGACCAGGTAGTCGGCTGGGTCGTTCGGATTGGCAACGAAATGCTCGGCAAGCGCGCCGAAAATGTCGCCCGTACCCTCGTTGAGGCCGCCGGTCTCGTTCGTGATGCCACGGCTGCCGCCGGGAGTGTGGCAGAAGATGCCGTGGCCCAGCTCGTGCGCAACCACGTCTACTGAGTTGACCTGTCGGGCACGGTCGGTGGTGCGGCCATACTTGGTCTGGTCGCGGCTCGCATCGCCGGTACCGGCGCAGGCGTAGTAGGCATTGGCGGCAGGAAGGCCGACGAACATGGTCGCGGTCCTACCCGCGTCATCGATGCCATTGCGCGAGAACTTCTCCTCCAGCATGTCCCACACCGCCGCGCCCGCATACTGGGTGTCGACCGCTCCGGTGACCAGGTCAGAGCCGACGCCGTTGCCCCACACGTCGTCGGCGTCGGTGAATGGAGTACCGGACGCGGCGTCGTTCAGAGTTCGCATATTGCCGCGCGTCGGATCACGCAATTCGAAGCGACCGGCGCTGCCGGTGGTGTCGAGGTGAACCTGCTCGTTGTAGTGTCCGTTGCCCGTGCCTCGAGCAACCTCGTCCCAGGAGCCAACGTAAGCGCCGGTCTGCCCATCCACGAATGCGTGCGCCACACTCGGCCCGTGCTCGCCGTCGCCGCTCACGACGACCTCCCAGACGAGCCGGCCATCACCTTCGGCGATCACACCCAGCGTCGGCTCGCCTCGTACGGTGCCCTGGTGCTTGCCCAACGCCACTGCCTTGGCCTTCTTGGCGCTCACTTTCGCCGACGTGGACACCTGCAACGGCCCCGAGCCAGCGGTGCTGCTGCGGACGGTGCTCTTGCTGTCGGTCACCACCACGGCCTCACCCCCGACGAATACCGGCAGGTCCTTGTAAGTCCGGGAGTAGGTGACGTACGTCAGGCCGCGCGAGGCGGGGGTCACCTGCTGACGGCTGTACTTCTCGTCCTCACCTTTCACAAACCCGGTGGAGGTGCCGGAGACATACTGATCGGCGGCGGCAGTGCTGATCGCCAGGCGTTCGAGCGCGTCCAGCTCCGGCAGCTCGCTGGCGGACGTGTACCCGAGGGCGATGATCGCCCCGGCAGCCTGCACCGTCACGATCACGCCACCGATCAGCGTTTTTCGTCGCGTGTTTCTGCGTTTCTTTGCATGCTTCACGAGTGTTGTCATCTCCAAGACGCCGTTCGATTGCTGGATCGCACAGAGTCTGGGACGAGGGGGCTTAAGGGCACCGGAAGCTCTGATAACGAATCGGTAACGACGGCATCTCTGAGACACGGAGCCGGGTAGCGGACTCCTTAACTGTTCCCGAATCCATTCCTGCATAGACCCTCGGAACAAGCCCGACTCTGGTATTTCCGGGGTGGACTGGCCGGCGTTCGCGCGACCGCGATCGATTCGCTGCCCCAGGACACCGACGCCACCGGTTACGAGGGCCTATGTCATCTTCCCCGCGATGCCGACATGGGTAGCGAGGAGATAGGCGTGCATTTCTAGATTATTGACCAGTTATTAACAATATACTTCCGGCTAATCCACCAGTCGTGACAAGGATATGCGGGTGATACCGGGTGGTGCCGCAGCGGCCCCCGGTGGTGTCGTCGCCGTCGACGGCGTGGTGGGAACGTCACACGCCGGTCTCAGGCAGTTCCAACTGCACATCGCGGGCGGCCTCCCAGTCGCCGGCCAGGGCGGCGACGACCGAGCGGGCCTGCTCGTAGCCGGTTGCGAGCAGGAATGTCGGAGCGCGGCCATAGGACTTCGCGCCGACTATGTAGAACCCGGTCTCGGGGTGTGTGAGCTCGTCGACACCGTGCGGGGGCACGGTGCCACAGGAATGGTGATTCGGGTCGATCAGTGGGGCCAGGGTGCGGGTGGAGCCAAGGATCGGGTCCAGGTCCAGCCGCAGTTCCGTCGTCGGGCCGTGGTCCGGGCGGGTACCCGTCGAGTTGACGAGCACAGCCGCGTCGATCTTGCGGCCGTCGGCTGAGACGAGGCTCCGGTCGGTGATCTCCTGAACCAGGAACGAGGTGTGGACGGTGATCTTCCCGGTGTCGACCAGCGCCTTGATCCGGGTTCCGATCGCACCCCGCGCCGCAAGCGCGTCGGCGTCGCCGCCGCCGTACGCCCGCGACGGGTTCGGTGCGCGCAGCACCCAGTGCAAGCTGGTGCCAGGCTCGGCCTCGGCGAGGTCGGCCAGAGCAAGCAGCGTGCCGGTGGCCGAATGGCCCGCTCCGACGACCGCAACGCTCTCCCCGGCGAACTGTGCCCGGAGGCGGCCGAGCACGTCCGGCATGCCGTTGAACACGCGCCCGGCGGCGACTGCCTCGGTTTCCTTGTGCGCGGGGATGCCGTTGCCGCCGAGGGGGTTCGGCGTACACCAGGTGCCCGACGCGTCGATGATCGCCGAGGCGAGCAGCTCACCACCGTCGGACAGACGGATGAGAAAGGGGGAGGTGTCGCGGCCAACGGTGCGGACCTTGTCGAAGCCCTGCCGGGCGATCACGGTCACCGTGGCCCCAAGGCGCACGTGCGATGCGATCGCCGGGTGGGCGGCGAGCGGGGACAGGTAGCTGTCGATCAGCTCACCGCCGGTGGGCAACCGCTCCGAGTCCGGCGCGGTCCAACCCGCCTGTTCTAGCAGGTCCCGGGCGGCTGGGTCGGTGTTGATCTGCCACGGGGTGAAGAGCCGCACGTGCGCCCACTCGCGAATCGAGGCGGCGATCTCGTCTCCGGCTTCCAGCACAACGAAGTCCAGGCCGCGGGTGGCCAGCTGGGCGGCGGCCGCAAGACCGACCGGTCCGGCGCCAATCACCGCGACGGGAAGCCGCTGTGTGCTGCTCATGGTGTTCTCCTCCCAGCCACCCCGGGGCGAGCATGTAGGGGTCTATCGAATGAACGCTGCTTTGACCGTTGCGGCCGACCCTTCCCCCGGTTGCCGGCCACCCGGAAACACCGACCTTGGCGTGCAGGCGCACGCTGGCGGTGATTGTCGGGAACACGCCCAACCGATGGCGCAGATCCCGACCACCTCGGTAGAGGAAACCTCGAAGCGGCTAGGCCACCGTCGAACCCCTGCCCGGTAGACGCCACGGTTTCGGTCGGCGTCACCTCGCGTATGAGCAGGTCCGTCGCCGTCATGAGCACTTCCCACCCGTCGCCGGTGCTGGTTTGCCCATCACGACGTCGGCAGCACTGGGAAAGCCTGATACGCAGTCGGTGTTGATCCGGTAGTAGCGGGCGTTCCCCACTGGCTCGACCAGGACGAACTGCACCTCAGCGAGGATCATCAAGTGCTGGGAGACGGTCGACTGGGCCAGGCCCATCGCCGCCACGATCTGGCCGACGCTCATCGGCGCGCCATGGCGCGCGAGGAGTTCGACCAGTTGGACCCGGGACGGGTCTGCCAACGCTCGGAACCACGACGCATACTCGGCCGCCGTGGTCCGGTCGAGAAGCTCCACATCCATCTCCAACATCATCGTCTATCGCCGATTAACGATGATTGTATTGCGGAACGGGTAGAGCGACAACCCAGGTCAGCCAAACACCCAGATGTTCTGGATCGTGCGACGTGGCGACGTGACGGTGGCGACGGGCCAGGACCTACGGCGGGCGGGTGTCAATAATGCCCGGTTGATGCCGGTATGGGGTGGTCGGGGGCACGGTGGTGGCGGAATCCCGTCGGCCGTCGGTGCGTTACACCGTGCGTACGGCCGAGGTAGCGCCGTGCCGCCGCGTGTGACGCGGTCGGTGTGCGGCCCCGGGGTACGGGGTCCCCGCCGGGAATGGTGGTGGCCGGTCGGTCGTTACACATGGACCCGGCGCCGTGCGAGCCCCCAAGGGCCGCGGTTGCCGATAGATGGTCTTCCCCTTTTCTTGTTCTGTTGAGCGCCGGACGGTGCTCGCACCCGCCCCGAACCCCCTTCGGGTGTGGGATGTCGACCCCCGAATGGAGCACACCTCATGAACACGATTCTGCGTCGTAGCGTCCTCGGTGTCGCTGGTCTGGCCCTGTCCACCGGTGTCGTCGCCGGCCCCCTGGCCACCCTCACCGACACCACTCCCGCGCCGGCTTCGGCCGCGGCGGTGCAGGTGGCGAAGCCGGACATGGACACGTTGATCCCGCACGGCACTCAGGGCGAGCAGTCGCGCATCGACCTGGGTGACGAGCAGACCGCGAACGTGAAGGCCATCATCGAGGCCACGAAGAAGGCCGGCATGGACGAGCGTGCCGCCGTGGTGGCGATCGCCACCAGCCTGCAGGAGTCGAAGCTGGAGAACCTGGGACACCTGGGTGACCGCAACGACCACGACTCGCAGGGCCTGTTCCAGCAACGCCCGTCCTCCGGGTGGGGCACCGTGGAGCAGATCACCGACCCCGAATACTCCACCACCGCCTTCCTGAAGGGTCTGAAGCAGGTCGAGGGCTGGCAGGACATGCCCCTGACCAAGGCCGCCCAGACGGTGCAGGTGTCGGCATACCCGTTCCACTACGCCCAGTGGGAAACCCAAGCCGCCGACCTCGTCGCCGAACACTGGACCAGCTGACCAGCACCACAGCCACACCCATACGAGAAACCAGCTTGTTGGCCGGCACCCGACACGGGTGCCGGCCAACAACGTCTCGGGGCAGCCGACTTCAGGGCGGCTCGTGGCGTGCTGGCGGTAGCCGCGACCGCAGGAAGGGCATGATGATCAGCACTGTATAGGCTGTCGTTAATCAGACGAACGCTATACGCGATCATCGGGTTGTGTTGGTCGCTATCTGTCGCGATAGCATCCAGCATGTAGGTTGTCGAGCTGGTTGCGACAGGCCTCCTGTGGAGGTTGCGTGAGCACGGGTGACCCGATCTGCGGATCCTCGAGGGAACGCGCGTGTTCAGTGCCACGTGGCACCTGGTTCGGCGAGCCCGCGGCGGCAAACATGGGCAGCCCACCGGGCTCACTTCATCTATCCAGGACCACGGCCTCCCCGCCACCTCGGGTGGCTCCGGGCGGTCCACCTACGGCACTGTCGTGGTGGTGGGATGCGGCGACCCGGCGACGACATGGCGGTGCCGCCACCGACGAGGTCCTCAACTCGCTCCCGCGACGGAAAGGAAGCCGAACTCGAGTTGATCCACAGTGGAATCCGACGAAGTCGCCGTGTTCTAATTTTGGCAGGTTCATCCGTATCCGACCGGAGCATCCGGCCGGAGTTGTGAAGGAGTGCGCATGCCCGTCACCGCCGACCTCGGCAAGCTGGTTGACAAGGCCTACCAGGACAAGACCCTCACCGAGATCGTTGACGCCCCGGTGTCCGCCCTCTCCGGGGTCAGCGACGGCGATGCCAAGCTGCTCAAGGAAGCCTTCAACATCACCACCGTCGGTGACCTCGGCCGCAACCCGTACTTCCGCACCGCGAACGCCCTAGTCGCCCTTACCGGCGCGAAGTAACACCACCGCCGATGTCCGCCGGCAAGTAGGGCCAGGTGGGCACTGATCAGACGCGGGGTGGCACCGTCCGCTGCCGGCCCGTCACCGGGCGGTGGTCACCCTGCAGCCAGCCCTGGCGGGGCATCAGCCCTGACCAGGGCTTCGATGTATGGAGCGGGGAGGGGATCGAACCCGCACTGTCAGCCTGGGAACGACCCGTCCTGTTCAGCCCGTGAATCCCGGACAGTGGCGCTGACCTGCATTTACGTTTCGCCGCTTCCCAAGTGTTCCGGACGCAGAGTACCGGACGGTTCCCAGCAAGATCTCGACGCGGGCTCGCTCGATGTCGAATCGTCCCACTGCATCCCATGCTCGGACAGGCGTCAACCATCCGGCCAGCAGGGCGCCTGCGGCGCCTACCACCCGATTCGTACATCCGATGCGGCCGGGTTGGATGTGGAGGGCCAGGTGACCCCTGGGCGGCCAGCGTCAGGGGGTGTCGGCGCACCGCTGGAGGGCGGCGGCGTCGCGTACCAGCATCCGGCGGTAGCCGGTGGCGACGATGCCGGCCGTTCGCAGGTCGCGCAGGGCCTTCTGCAGCGTGATCTCAGCGACGCCGCACATGGTCGCCAGCTCATCCTGGGTCAGGTGGATGTCGACGACGATGCCGTCGCGGTCGCGATAGCCATAGGCTGCGGCGATCTCCCAGAGGACTCGTGCCAAGCGGATCTTGACGGGATGGGCGGCGAAGTCGACACGGCGGCGGTTCGCGGTGCGCAGGCGGTTCGCGACGATACCGGCCAGTTCCATGGCCGCGTCGGGGTGGCCGCGGAGAAAGGCACGGAGTTCGCTGCGCTGGATGATCCTGATCTTCGAGGTCCGGCACGTAGTCACGGTTGCCGAGCGTGGCTCGCCGTTGAGGGCGGACATCTCGCCGATAATGTCGCCCGAGACCCGGACGTCGATGAGGGCCTGGCGGCCGTCGGTCATCGCCACGGTGACCTTCGCGAGGGCGTCGTCCAGGAGGATCACGTGTGACTCCCGGACGCCCTCACGCAGCAGCACCCGGGGCGCCGCCGCGGTCCGCTCGACTCCCAGCCGGAGCAGCGCGCGGCGACTCGTTTCGTCGATGCGGCGCAACAGCGTGCCGGGTAGCCAGGGGGTGTCAGTCACGCTCCGCCTCCGCGCGGTCAGGTGCTGGCTTTCCGTGCAGACCTGACTACAGCACGCCGTCCGCGTCCGCGCTACATGGCGATCGCCACGATGGTGGTGAGCGCCGTCAATGTCGCCGCCGCGAACATGGCGAGCGCCACGGCGGGGCGGGCCCGCCGTACCCGGGAATGCTTGTCCACCGCGATACCGGCCAGGGCCGATGCCAGGTCCCATGCCTCGTTGCGCTGCTCACGGACGCCGGTCGTGGCGGGTCGCGTGGCCGGAAAGGCAAAACGGTTGGCGCGGTCGGCCGGAGACAGGCGCGGCGACACCGCCGCCAGCAGATGCCAGCCGCCGGCGGCCAGGGCGGCGAGCCATACGACGGCCGCGACGGCTGTGGCCGCCAGCAGGGGAGCGCTGTCGAAGCGGCCCAGGGTCGGTGCCTGCTGCAGGACGACGACAACTGAACCGCCCAGCAGGCCGAGCATGATCCGCGCCTTGGCGTCGGCGTGACGGATGGTGGTCTGCAACGACGTGGCGGTGTACAGGGCGGAGCGGAGATCGAGGTGGACGTCGGACTGATCGGCAAGGGTCATGCCGTTAGTGCATCCCGCAACACCGGGAAAGAAAACATCTTGCTATACGGTCGGGCCAAAGATCAGGTTCCGGACAATACATAGAAGTACGTACTTGGCTGGTGGCCACGTCGGTAGGAAGGAGGGCGACCCGCACCCGTCATCGAAGGGCCCGTCATGCAGGATCCGCACCGGCGAGTCGTCGTCGCCGTGGACATGGAGAGCTACAGCAAGCGCAACAACGTGCTGCAGCATCGCGCCCAGGTCGCATTCAAGCAGATCATGGAGCATGCCTGCGCGGAGGCCGGACTCGACCGCAACAGCTGGCGCATTCAGCCGGGTGGCGACGGCGAGCTGGCCATCCTGCCGCCACAGGTAAGCGAGCGTGCGGTCGTCGGGAGGCTCGCGCCGGTCGTCGATCGGCTGCTACGGGAACACAATCAAGGACTGGCACCCGAGGCAAAGATCCGACTGCGCCTCGCGGTCCACCAGGGACTCGTTCACCTGGACGGCGCCAACGGCTTCCCCAGCGACGCGGTCGTGCATGTCTGCCGGCTGAACGACTCGCCGCAGCTCAAACAGGTGCTGCGGAGACACCGGGGCGCCAACGCCGCGCTGATCGTCTCGGAATCGGTGTACCGCGACGTCATCGTGCACTACCAGGACCTTCGCCCGGACCAGTTCGCCAAGGTCGCGGCCGAGATACCGGAGAAGAACTTCGAAGCCACGGCGTGGATCCATGTGCCCGGCGAAACCACGGGCGACGGCGGTCCCCGGGTGGACAAGCCGCGCCAGGTGCCGCCGGCCCCGGCCCCCGCTGCCGGCCAGGTCTTCCACGGCGTGACCACCCACGGGCCCACCCAGTTCGGCAACCACAACACAATGGGGCATTCCCGTGGATGACGGGCAACCGCAGGAGTCGCCCGTCGTGTCGGAGTTTTCGCGGGAGCCCGAGGGGACGCAGGACGACGACGGCGGGCCTATCGACCCCGGCGCGTTGAGAGCCGACCCGGACGTCGCCGAGGAGTTGTTCGGCGCGCGCTACGTCGACACGACCACCTGGGCACCGACGCAGTTCGGCACGCACAACACGATGAACAACTACTACGGGAAGAAGGCACGCGACCCGATCATCGACAACCTTGCCGGCATCGAGGGCATGTTGAAGCTCTATGTGCCGACCGATGCCGATGTCCGCCTCGGTTCCCTGCTGGCGGAGCGGCCGGCGGTGTGTCTGATCGGCCCACGCAACTCCGGACGATTCAGTACGGCGTGCGCCGCGCTTGCTCGCCGACATGCACCGGACCGCGTCTATGAGGTCGTGCTCCCCGCCGGCATGACCCCTGAACGGCTCACGGACTATCCGAATTTGGTGGCGCAGAACAGCGGATTCGTGTTGCGGCTTGGAGAGGAGAACCATGTCGCGGTGATGCGAAAGCTCGCGCCCATCTTCCGTATCAAGAAATCGTGCTTGCTGCTAATCAAGGAAGCCCAGCCGCGGCAATCGGAACAGCCCGGTGGCGAGGTGTCACACCAGCCACCCGATCCGATCGCCGTCTTCGACAAGCATCTCGGAACACCGCCCATCGCCGTCCGCATGACCGTCGAGAATTGCCGGGCAGAGGTGGAAAAGGAGCTGAAGGCAACCTATGGCCCTAAAGAGTGTATGGCCCTCGCATCGGCGATAAGAAAGGAAAGACCGGAAAACTCGGACGCCTTGCGCATAATCCTCGAGCGCTCCCAGCCGAAGCGCCGGGAACTCGCTGCGACCATCCTGCTGCCGGCACCGGACGCGCCGGCAGCACGGCGGCGGGCGAGCCAGCACGAGCGAGCTTTTAGGCTGTCTTACGCGGTCTTTCGACGCCGCCCACTGCACTACGTCTTCGAGGCGGCGGACCTGCTCCTTCGCGAGATCGACAGCGCGGCGCTGCGCCCGGAATGGGGCAACATGGCGTTGCAGCATCCGGTTCAGCAGCTGCTCGGCGACCAGTTGAAGCGGGACTGGCTGGACGCGCGCGAGCCGGGAACCGAGCGCACGGGCGCCTCACGGACAGCAAGAATCCGCGATCCCGGCCTCCGCGGCGCAATCATCGATGTGGCCTGGCATGACTTCGACGGCACCCGCCGGTCGGTGCTGAACTGGCTCGACCTGCTAGTGAAACAGGACGACGACGTCATGCAGCGAGCAGCCGCGGAGGCCGCCGGATTGCTGGCCGACCTTGATTTCGCCCGCGTCCACAAGGTTCTGATCGACAGATGGGCGAAGTCGCCGAGGGCGGCAGTCCGTCAGGCGGCAGCCTGGGCATTGACCTATTCCGAGAAGGGCGGCAACGTGGCTCCGAAGGTGCGGGCCAAACTCCGCGAGTGGTGTTCCGGAGAACACAAGTATCAGCACGACACGGCCGCGCGGGTCTACGCAAGCGGTCTCGAACAACCATTCCTGGCGTGGAGCATGCTGGATCTTGCGCGGATCGCCGAGGACAAAATGCAGGAGCCCCGCCAAGCGATTGCGGAGGCGGTGAATCAGCTGTACCGACCCGAGCGGGCGAGGTGGATCCTGGACGAGCTGGCCGGCTGGCCGCCTGCTGCGCCCTTCCGAGT
Protein-coding regions in this window:
- a CDS encoding FAD-dependent oxidoreductase — protein: MSSTQRLPVAVIGAGPVGLAAAAQLATRGLDFVVLEAGDEIAASIREWAHVRLFTPWQINTDPAARDLLEQAGWTAPDSERLPTGGELIDSYLSPLAAHPAIASHVRLGATVTVIARQGFDKVRTVGRDTSPFLIRLSDGGELLASAIIDASGTWCTPNPLGGNGIPAHKETEAVAAGRVFNGMPDVLGRLRAQFAGESVAVVGAGHSATGTLLALADLAEAEPGTSLHWVLRAPNPSRAYGGGDADALAARGAIGTRIKALVDTGKITVHTSFLVQEITDRSLVSADGRKIDAAVLVNSTGTRPDHGPTTELRLDLDPILGSTRTLAPLIDPNHHSCGTVPPHGVDELTHPETGFYIVGAKSYGRAPTFLLATGYEQARSVVAALAGDWEAARDVQLELPETGV
- a CDS encoding Crp/Fnr family transcriptional regulator, which produces MTDTPWLPGTLLRRIDETSRRALLRLGVERTAAAPRVLLREGVRESHVILLDDALAKVTVAMTDGRQALIDVRVSGDIIGEMSALNGEPRSATVTTCRTSKIRIIQRSELRAFLRGHPDAAMELAGIVANRLRTANRRRVDFAAHPVKIRLARVLWEIAAAYGYRDRDGIVVDIHLTQDELATMCGVAEITLQKALRDLRTAGIVATGYRRMLVRDAAALQRCADTP
- a CDS encoding ArsR/SmtB family transcription factor, which translates into the protein MDVELLDRTTAAEYASWFRALADPSRVQLVELLARHGAPMSVGQIVAAMGLAQSTVSQHLMILAEVQFVLVEPVGNARYYRINTDCVSGFPSAADVVMGKPAPATGGKCS
- a CDS encoding M28 family peptidase, which produces MIVTVQAAGAIIALGYTSASELPELDALERLAISTAAADQYVSGTSTGFVKGEDEKYSRQQVTPASRGLTYVTYSRTYKDLPVFVGGEAVVVTDSKSTVRSSTAGSGPLQVSTSAKVSAKKAKAVALGKHQGTVRGEPTLGVIAEGDGRLVWEVVVSGDGEHGPSVAHAFVDGQTGAYVGSWDEVARGTGNGHYNEQVHLDTTGSAGRFELRDPTRGNMRTLNDAASGTPFTDADDVWGNGVGSDLVTGAVDTQYAGAAVWDMLEEKFSRNGIDDAGRTATMFVGLPAANAYYACAGTGDASRDQTKYGRTTDRARQVNSVDVVAHELGHGIFCHTPGGSRGITNETGGLNEGTGDIFGALAEHFVANPNDPADYLVGEEVNLSGRGPIRTMYDPSKNGDPNCWSTDIPRTRVHSAAGPLNHWFYLAAEGSKPAGKPASPTCNGTDVTGIGLWQAGEIYYHALLRKTSGWTYTQARKATLDATRELYPNSCAEFNVIKAAWNAVSVPAQGDPTCTTGTPTPTASPSAPGPSSSPTSPPGGEPAAAPDIDGAKVEAHLEELGRIAAANGGNRAHGTPGYRASLDYVKGELDAAGYNTRIQQFNSGGKPGFNLIADLPDRGDHDKVVMLGAHLDSVDIGPGINDNGSGSAGILEVALTYAASGAKGDKAIRFGWWGAEEDGLVGSKAYVTSLSAAERESITAYLNFDMIGSPNPGYFVYNDDAKGDFITEALEEGFAAEDVPSEGVSLRGRSDHAPFMAVGIPSGGTATLSLVPVMSQAQAAKWNGKAGQPFDPCYHRNCDTVENISTAALDTHTDVAAYAAWKLTGVHAAGGSEGSTHVTNNTHFPIRDRSVVESPITVQRDGPAQAVREVKVDIVHSYRGNLEIHLLAPDGTEYLIKRPSRLDRADDVKLTKPIDSSAEKTDGTWKLRVRDLHSGNIGTLRSWSLIF